A single Brienomyrus brachyistius isolate T26 chromosome 11, BBRACH_0.4, whole genome shotgun sequence DNA region contains:
- the LOC125704092 gene encoding ubiquitin-conjugating enzyme E2 Q2-like isoform X3, which produces MSVSGLKAELKFLESIFDPNHERFRIIDWKPDELSCQFNVTGEKLLIIHCNITESYPSTPPIWFVDSDDPSLAQVLERLDDVRKGNTLLLQQLKRLICDLCRLYNLPQHPDVEMLDQPLPAGPPVTTDEVTSEEEDEDEMVEQDIEDLDHYEMKEEEPVEGKKSEDDGIEKENLAILEKIRKNQRQDHLKGAVSGSVQASDRLMKELREIYRSQSYKTGIYSVELVNDSLYEWHVKLRTVDPDSPLHSDLQVLKEKEGVDYILLNFSYKDNFPFDPPFVRVVSPVLSGGYVLGGGALCMELLTKQGWSSAYSIESVIMQINATLVKGKARVQFGANKNQYNLARAQQSYKSLVQIHEKNGWYTPPKEDG; this is translated from the exons ATGTCGGTGTCGGGGCTGAAGGCCGAGCTGAAGTTTCTGGAGTCGATCTTCGACCCGAACCACGAACGATTTCGCATAATCGACTGGAAGCCAGATGAGCTCAGCTGTCAGTTTAACGTGACTGGGGAAAAGCTCCTGATCATCCACTGCAACATCACG GAATCCTACCCTTCAACACCCCCAATATGGTTTGTGGACTCTGATGACCCCAGCTTGGCCCAGGTTCTGGAACGTCTGGACGATGTGCGGAAGGGCAACACATTG CTACTGCAGCAGCTGAAACGTCTCATCTGCGATCTGTGCCGGCTGTACAACCTGCCCCAGCACCCCGATGTGGAGATGCTGGACCAACCCTTACCTGCGGGGCCG CCTGTAACTACAGATGAAGTTACAtcagaggaggaggatgaagatGAAATGGTAGAG CAGGATATTGAAGACCTGGACCACTACGAGATGAAAGAGGAGGAACCTGTAGAGGGGAAGAAGTCTGAGGATGATGGGATTGAGAAGGAGAACTTGGCGATCTTGGAGAAAATCCGCAAGAACCAGCGACAGGACCACTTGAAA GGGGCAGTCTCTGGGTCAGTGCAGGCCTCTGACCGCCTCATGAAGGAACTCAGGGAAATCTATAGGTCACAGAGTTACAAGACAG GCATCTATTCAGTGGAGCTTGTCAACGACAGCCTTTATGAGTGGCATGTGAAACTGCGGAC GGTCGACCCAGATAGTCCATTACATAGTGACTTGCAGGTTTTAAAGGAAAAAGAAGGCGTGGATTACATTCTGCTGAATTTCTCATATAAA GATAATTTCCCCTTTGATCCCCCTTTTGTAAGGGTGGTATCTCCTGTTCTGTCTGGAGG TTATGTTCTTGGCGGAGGTGCCTTGTGTATGGAGCTTCTCACAAAGCAG gGCTGGAGTAGTGCCTATTCTATAGAATCTGTGATTATGCAGATCAACGCCACCTTAGTCAAAGGAAAAGCCAGAGTGCAGTTTGGCGCCAATAAG
- the LOC125704092 gene encoding ubiquitin-conjugating enzyme E2 Q2-like isoform X1 — translation MSVSGLKAELKFLESIFDPNHERFRIIDWKPDELSCQFNVTGEKLLIIHCNITESYPSTPPIWFVDSDDPSLAQVLERLDDVRKGNTLLLQQLKRLICDLCRLYNLPQHPDVEMLDQPLPAGPPVTTDEVTSEEEDEDEMVEQDIEDLDHYEMKEEEPVEGKKSEDDGIEKENLAILEKIRKNQRQDHLKVSAHSGAVSGSVQASDRLMKELREIYRSQSYKTGIYSVELVNDSLYEWHVKLRTVDPDSPLHSDLQVLKEKEGVDYILLNFSYKDNFPFDPPFVRVVSPVLSGGYVLGGGALCMELLTKQGWSSAYSIESVIMQINATLVKGKARVQFGANKNQYNLARAQQSYKSLVQIHEKNGWYTPPKEDG, via the exons ATGTCGGTGTCGGGGCTGAAGGCCGAGCTGAAGTTTCTGGAGTCGATCTTCGACCCGAACCACGAACGATTTCGCATAATCGACTGGAAGCCAGATGAGCTCAGCTGTCAGTTTAACGTGACTGGGGAAAAGCTCCTGATCATCCACTGCAACATCACG GAATCCTACCCTTCAACACCCCCAATATGGTTTGTGGACTCTGATGACCCCAGCTTGGCCCAGGTTCTGGAACGTCTGGACGATGTGCGGAAGGGCAACACATTG CTACTGCAGCAGCTGAAACGTCTCATCTGCGATCTGTGCCGGCTGTACAACCTGCCCCAGCACCCCGATGTGGAGATGCTGGACCAACCCTTACCTGCGGGGCCG CCTGTAACTACAGATGAAGTTACAtcagaggaggaggatgaagatGAAATGGTAGAG CAGGATATTGAAGACCTGGACCACTACGAGATGAAAGAGGAGGAACCTGTAGAGGGGAAGAAGTCTGAGGATGATGGGATTGAGAAGGAGAACTTGGCGATCTTGGAGAAAATCCGCAAGAACCAGCGACAGGACCACTTGAAAGTAAGTGCCCATTCG GGGGCAGTCTCTGGGTCAGTGCAGGCCTCTGACCGCCTCATGAAGGAACTCAGGGAAATCTATAGGTCACAGAGTTACAAGACAG GCATCTATTCAGTGGAGCTTGTCAACGACAGCCTTTATGAGTGGCATGTGAAACTGCGGAC GGTCGACCCAGATAGTCCATTACATAGTGACTTGCAGGTTTTAAAGGAAAAAGAAGGCGTGGATTACATTCTGCTGAATTTCTCATATAAA GATAATTTCCCCTTTGATCCCCCTTTTGTAAGGGTGGTATCTCCTGTTCTGTCTGGAGG TTATGTTCTTGGCGGAGGTGCCTTGTGTATGGAGCTTCTCACAAAGCAG gGCTGGAGTAGTGCCTATTCTATAGAATCTGTGATTATGCAGATCAACGCCACCTTAGTCAAAGGAAAAGCCAGAGTGCAGTTTGGCGCCAATAAG
- the LOC125704092 gene encoding ubiquitin-conjugating enzyme E2 Q2-like isoform X2, protein MSVSGLKAELKFLESIFDPNHERFRIIDWKPDELSCQFNVTGEKLLIIHCNITESYPSTPPIWFVDSDDPSLAQVLERLDDVRKGNTLLLQQLKRLICDLCRLYNLPQHPDVEMLDQPLPAGPPVTTDEVTSEEEDEDEMVEDIEDLDHYEMKEEEPVEGKKSEDDGIEKENLAILEKIRKNQRQDHLKVSAHSGAVSGSVQASDRLMKELREIYRSQSYKTGIYSVELVNDSLYEWHVKLRTVDPDSPLHSDLQVLKEKEGVDYILLNFSYKDNFPFDPPFVRVVSPVLSGGYVLGGGALCMELLTKQGWSSAYSIESVIMQINATLVKGKARVQFGANKNQYNLARAQQSYKSLVQIHEKNGWYTPPKEDG, encoded by the exons ATGTCGGTGTCGGGGCTGAAGGCCGAGCTGAAGTTTCTGGAGTCGATCTTCGACCCGAACCACGAACGATTTCGCATAATCGACTGGAAGCCAGATGAGCTCAGCTGTCAGTTTAACGTGACTGGGGAAAAGCTCCTGATCATCCACTGCAACATCACG GAATCCTACCCTTCAACACCCCCAATATGGTTTGTGGACTCTGATGACCCCAGCTTGGCCCAGGTTCTGGAACGTCTGGACGATGTGCGGAAGGGCAACACATTG CTACTGCAGCAGCTGAAACGTCTCATCTGCGATCTGTGCCGGCTGTACAACCTGCCCCAGCACCCCGATGTGGAGATGCTGGACCAACCCTTACCTGCGGGGCCG CCTGTAACTACAGATGAAGTTACAtcagaggaggaggatgaagatGAAATGGTAGAG GATATTGAAGACCTGGACCACTACGAGATGAAAGAGGAGGAACCTGTAGAGGGGAAGAAGTCTGAGGATGATGGGATTGAGAAGGAGAACTTGGCGATCTTGGAGAAAATCCGCAAGAACCAGCGACAGGACCACTTGAAAGTAAGTGCCCATTCG GGGGCAGTCTCTGGGTCAGTGCAGGCCTCTGACCGCCTCATGAAGGAACTCAGGGAAATCTATAGGTCACAGAGTTACAAGACAG GCATCTATTCAGTGGAGCTTGTCAACGACAGCCTTTATGAGTGGCATGTGAAACTGCGGAC GGTCGACCCAGATAGTCCATTACATAGTGACTTGCAGGTTTTAAAGGAAAAAGAAGGCGTGGATTACATTCTGCTGAATTTCTCATATAAA GATAATTTCCCCTTTGATCCCCCTTTTGTAAGGGTGGTATCTCCTGTTCTGTCTGGAGG TTATGTTCTTGGCGGAGGTGCCTTGTGTATGGAGCTTCTCACAAAGCAG gGCTGGAGTAGTGCCTATTCTATAGAATCTGTGATTATGCAGATCAACGCCACCTTAGTCAAAGGAAAAGCCAGAGTGCAGTTTGGCGCCAATAAG
- the LOC125704092 gene encoding ubiquitin-conjugating enzyme E2 Q2-like isoform X4, protein MSVSGLKAELKFLESIFDPNHERFRIIDWKPDELSCQFNVTGEKLLIIHCNITESYPSTPPIWFVDSDDPSLAQVLERLDDVRKGNTLLLQQLKRLICDLCRLYNLPQHPDVEMLDQPLPAGPPVTTDEVTSEEEDEDEMVEDIEDLDHYEMKEEEPVEGKKSEDDGIEKENLAILEKIRKNQRQDHLKGAVSGSVQASDRLMKELREIYRSQSYKTGIYSVELVNDSLYEWHVKLRTVDPDSPLHSDLQVLKEKEGVDYILLNFSYKDNFPFDPPFVRVVSPVLSGGYVLGGGALCMELLTKQGWSSAYSIESVIMQINATLVKGKARVQFGANKNQYNLARAQQSYKSLVQIHEKNGWYTPPKEDG, encoded by the exons ATGTCGGTGTCGGGGCTGAAGGCCGAGCTGAAGTTTCTGGAGTCGATCTTCGACCCGAACCACGAACGATTTCGCATAATCGACTGGAAGCCAGATGAGCTCAGCTGTCAGTTTAACGTGACTGGGGAAAAGCTCCTGATCATCCACTGCAACATCACG GAATCCTACCCTTCAACACCCCCAATATGGTTTGTGGACTCTGATGACCCCAGCTTGGCCCAGGTTCTGGAACGTCTGGACGATGTGCGGAAGGGCAACACATTG CTACTGCAGCAGCTGAAACGTCTCATCTGCGATCTGTGCCGGCTGTACAACCTGCCCCAGCACCCCGATGTGGAGATGCTGGACCAACCCTTACCTGCGGGGCCG CCTGTAACTACAGATGAAGTTACAtcagaggaggaggatgaagatGAAATGGTAGAG GATATTGAAGACCTGGACCACTACGAGATGAAAGAGGAGGAACCTGTAGAGGGGAAGAAGTCTGAGGATGATGGGATTGAGAAGGAGAACTTGGCGATCTTGGAGAAAATCCGCAAGAACCAGCGACAGGACCACTTGAAA GGGGCAGTCTCTGGGTCAGTGCAGGCCTCTGACCGCCTCATGAAGGAACTCAGGGAAATCTATAGGTCACAGAGTTACAAGACAG GCATCTATTCAGTGGAGCTTGTCAACGACAGCCTTTATGAGTGGCATGTGAAACTGCGGAC GGTCGACCCAGATAGTCCATTACATAGTGACTTGCAGGTTTTAAAGGAAAAAGAAGGCGTGGATTACATTCTGCTGAATTTCTCATATAAA GATAATTTCCCCTTTGATCCCCCTTTTGTAAGGGTGGTATCTCCTGTTCTGTCTGGAGG TTATGTTCTTGGCGGAGGTGCCTTGTGTATGGAGCTTCTCACAAAGCAG gGCTGGAGTAGTGCCTATTCTATAGAATCTGTGATTATGCAGATCAACGCCACCTTAGTCAAAGGAAAAGCCAGAGTGCAGTTTGGCGCCAATAAG